In Mycobacterium stomatepiae, the following are encoded in one genomic region:
- the rplW gene encoding 50S ribosomal protein L23: MATVTDPRDIILAPVISEKSYGLLDDNVYTFVVHPDSNKTQIKIAIEKIFSVKVASVNTANRQGKRKRTRTGFGKRKGTKRAIVTLAAGSKPIDLFGAPA, translated from the coding sequence ATGGCGACCGTCACTGACCCACGCGACATCATTCTGGCTCCGGTCATCTCGGAGAAGTCCTACGGACTGCTCGACGACAACGTGTACACCTTTGTGGTGCACCCCGATTCGAACAAGACGCAGATCAAGATCGCTATCGAGAAGATCTTCTCCGTCAAGGTCGCATCGGTGAACACCGCGAACCGGCAGGGCAAGCGGAAGCGCACCCGGACCGGGTTTGGCAAGCGCAAGGGCACCAAGCGCGCGATTGTCACCCTGGCCGCGGGCAGCAAGCCGATTGACCTGTTCGGAGCACCGGCCTAG
- the rplB gene encoding 50S ribosomal protein L2 yields MAICKYKPTTPGRRGASVSDFAEITRTEPEKSLVRPLHGHGGRNAHGRITTRHKGGGHKRAYREIDFRRNDKDGVNAKVAHIEYDPNRTANIALLHFLDGEKRYIIAPQGLSQGDVVESGANADIKPGNNLPLRNIPAGTLVHAVELRPGGGAKMARSAGSSIQLLGKEGTYASLRMPSGEIRRVDVRCRATVGEVGNAEQANINWGKAGRMRWKGKRPTVRGVVMNPVDHPHGGGEGKTSGGRHPVSPWGKPEGRTRQPNKASNKLIVRRRRTGKKHGR; encoded by the coding sequence ATGGCAATTTGCAAATACAAGCCGACGACCCCCGGTCGCCGCGGCGCGAGCGTGTCCGACTTCGCCGAGATCACTCGGACGGAGCCGGAGAAGTCGCTGGTGCGCCCGTTGCACGGTCACGGCGGACGCAATGCGCACGGCCGCATCACCACTCGGCACAAGGGTGGTGGCCACAAGCGCGCCTACCGGGAGATCGACTTCCGGCGCAACGACAAGGACGGCGTCAACGCCAAGGTCGCGCACATCGAATACGACCCGAACCGCACCGCGAACATCGCGCTGCTGCACTTCCTGGATGGGGAAAAGCGCTACATCATTGCCCCACAGGGTCTCTCGCAAGGCGACGTTGTGGAGTCCGGTGCCAACGCCGACATCAAGCCGGGTAACAACTTGCCGCTGCGCAACATCCCGGCCGGTACGTTGGTCCACGCCGTGGAGCTGCGGCCGGGCGGTGGCGCGAAAATGGCGCGGTCGGCCGGATCCAGCATCCAGCTGCTCGGTAAAGAAGGCACCTACGCGTCGCTGCGTATGCCCAGTGGTGAGATCCGCCGCGTCGACGTGCGCTGCCGCGCCACCGTCGGCGAGGTGGGCAACGCCGAGCAGGCGAACATCAACTGGGGCAAGGCCGGTCGTATGCGCTGGAAGGGCAAGCGTCCGACCGTCCGTGGTGTCGTGATGAACCCGGTGGACCACCCGCACGGTGGTGGTGAGGGCAAGACCTCAGGTGGTCGTCACCCGGTCAGCCCGTGGGGTAAGCCCGAGGGCCGTACCCGTCAGCCGAACAAGGCCAGTAACAAGCTCATTGTCCGACGCCGGCGCACCGGCAAGAAGCACGGGCGCTGA
- the rplD gene encoding 50S ribosomal protein L4 encodes MAAQKIDVKTPDGKVDGSIELPAALFDAPANIALMHQVVTAQRAAARQGTHSTKTRGEVSGGGRKPYRQKGTGRARQGSTRAPQFTGGGTVHGPKPRDYSQRTPKKMIAAALRGALSDRARNGRIHAITELVSGQTPSTKSAKAFLSTLTDRKQVLVVIGSTDEAGAKSVRNLPGVHILAPGQLNTYDVLRADDVVFSVEALNAYIAANTASTEEVSA; translated from the coding sequence ATGGCAGCCCAGAAGATTGACGTCAAGACGCCGGACGGCAAGGTCGACGGCTCGATCGAGCTGCCCGCCGCATTGTTCGACGCCCCAGCCAATATCGCGTTGATGCACCAGGTGGTCACCGCGCAGCGCGCGGCGGCTCGCCAGGGCACGCACTCGACCAAGACCCGCGGCGAGGTCAGCGGTGGTGGCCGCAAGCCGTACCGGCAGAAGGGCACCGGACGTGCGCGGCAGGGTTCGACCCGTGCCCCGCAGTTCACCGGCGGTGGCACCGTGCACGGCCCCAAGCCGCGCGACTACAGCCAGCGCACCCCGAAGAAGATGATCGCCGCCGCTCTGCGCGGGGCGCTGTCGGATCGGGCCCGCAACGGCCGCATCCACGCGATCACCGAGCTGGTGTCGGGCCAGACTCCGTCGACCAAGAGCGCCAAGGCATTTCTGAGCACGCTGACCGATCGCAAGCAGGTGCTGGTCGTCATCGGCAGCACCGATGAGGCCGGTGCCAAGAGCGTGCGCAACCTTCCCGGTGTGCACATCCTGGCGCCGGGTCAGCTCAACACCTATGACGTGCTGCGTGCCGACGACGTGGTGTTCAGCGTCGAGGCGCTCAACGCCTACATCGCGGCGAATACGGCTAGCACCGAGGAGGTTTCGGCCTGA
- a CDS encoding histone H1: MPERSRKRPRDLNALAAAIVGEATGEDAEPEWHTDGNDPSAVERGRAGGLKGGKARADKLTPEQRSEIAKHAAAARWHSEA, from the coding sequence ATGCCTGAACGGTCTCGCAAACGCCCACGCGACCTGAACGCGCTCGCTGCCGCCATCGTCGGTGAGGCAACGGGCGAAGACGCTGAGCCCGAATGGCACACCGACGGTAACGACCCGAGTGCCGTTGAGCGCGGCCGAGCAGGCGGCTTGAAAGGCGGCAAAGCCCGCGCAGACAAGCTCACCCCCGAACAGCGGTCAGAGATCGCGAAACATGCCGCAGCCGCACGCTGGCACTCGGAGGCGTGA
- a CDS encoding IS1 family transposase, with translation MVNRLSTDKRAQIVSCLCEGMSIRATVRVTEAAKNTITKLLVELGAACAAYQDAALFDLPCKNIQCDEIWSFCYSKQKNVPDEHQGEFGYGDVWTWTALCADTKLVPTWLVGEHTAFDAEMFIRDLARRLANRVQLTTDGLRLYINAVENTFHGDIDYAMLHKIYNMPAGVENERRYSPAVCTGIDVRSINGNPDLSKASTSYVERQNLTMRMGMRRYTRLTNAFSKKVENLAHAVSLHYMYYNFARPHQTLTKDNGGKKTTPAMAAGIANRVWTYRDIAALLD, from the coding sequence ATGGTCAACCGGCTCTCCACCGATAAGCGGGCGCAGATCGTGTCCTGCCTGTGCGAGGGCATGTCCATCCGCGCCACTGTGCGCGTGACAGAGGCGGCGAAAAACACCATCACCAAACTTCTGGTCGAACTTGGTGCGGCGTGCGCCGCATACCAAGACGCGGCACTATTTGACTTGCCCTGCAAGAACATTCAGTGCGATGAGATCTGGTCTTTCTGCTACAGCAAGCAGAAAAACGTGCCCGATGAGCACCAGGGCGAGTTTGGTTACGGCGACGTGTGGACATGGACGGCGTTGTGCGCCGACACCAAACTGGTCCCCACCTGGCTCGTGGGTGAGCACACCGCATTCGATGCGGAAATGTTCATACGCGACCTGGCCCGTCGGCTCGCCAATCGGGTCCAGCTCACCACCGATGGCCTGCGCCTGTACATCAACGCTGTTGAGAACACCTTCCACGGCGACATCGACTACGCGATGCTGCACAAGATCTACAACATGCCAGCCGGTGTTGAAAACGAGCGTCGGTACAGCCCGGCCGTCTGCACCGGGATCGACGTGCGCAGCATCAACGGCAACCCTGACCTGTCCAAGGCCAGCACGTCCTACGTGGAGCGCCAGAACCTCACCATGCGGATGGGTATGCGCCGATACACAAGGCTCACAAACGCTTTCAGCAAGAAAGTTGAGAACCTGGCACACGCGGTGTCGCTGCACTACATGTACTACAACTTCGCGCGGCCCCACCAGACGCTCACTAAGGACAACGGCGGCAAGAAGACCACTCCCGCGATGGCCGCAGGGATCGCCAACCGTGTCTGGACCTACCGCGACATCGCAGCCCTACTCGACTAG
- the rplC gene encoding 50S ribosomal protein L3: protein MARKGILGTKLGMTQVFDENNRVVPVTVVKAGPNVVTRIRTPELDGYSAVQLAYGEISPRKVNKPVTGQYTAAGVNPRRHLAELRLDNPEAAAEYEVGQELTAEIFADGAYVDVTGTSKGKGFAGTMKRHGFRGQGASHGAQAVHRRPGSIGGCATPARVFKGTRMAGRMGNDRVTVQNLVVHKVDAENGVLLIKGAVPGRTGGLVVVRTAIKRGEK from the coding sequence ATGGCAAGAAAAGGCATTCTGGGTACCAAGCTGGGCATGACGCAGGTGTTCGACGAGAACAACCGGGTCGTGCCGGTGACTGTGGTCAAGGCGGGGCCCAACGTGGTCACGCGGATCCGCACCCCGGAACTCGACGGTTATAGCGCCGTGCAGTTGGCCTATGGCGAAATCAGCCCACGCAAGGTCAACAAGCCCGTCACGGGTCAGTACACCGCCGCGGGCGTCAACCCGCGCCGGCACCTGGCCGAGCTGCGCCTGGACAACCCGGAGGCGGCCGCCGAATACGAGGTCGGCCAGGAGCTGACGGCGGAGATCTTCGCCGACGGCGCCTATGTCGACGTGACCGGTACCTCCAAGGGCAAGGGCTTCGCCGGAACCATGAAGCGTCATGGCTTCCGCGGTCAGGGCGCCAGCCACGGTGCCCAGGCGGTGCACCGTCGTCCGGGTTCCATCGGTGGCTGCGCCACTCCCGCGCGTGTCTTCAAGGGCACGCGGATGGCGGGTCGGATGGGTAATGACCGGGTGACCGTGCAGAACCTGGTGGTGCACAAGGTGGATGCCGAGAACGGCGTGCTGTTGATCAAGGGTGCGGTCCCCGGCCGCACCGGCGGACTTGTTGTGGTTCGCACCGCGATCAAACGAGGTGAGAAGTAA
- the rpsS gene encoding 30S ribosomal protein S19 — MPRSLKKGPFVDDHLLKKVDVQNEKNSKQVIKTWSRRSTIIPDFIGHTFAVHDGRKHVPVFVTEAMVGHKLGEFAPTRTFKGHIKDDRKAKRR; from the coding sequence ATGCCACGCAGCCTGAAAAAGGGACCGTTCGTCGACGACCACCTGCTCAAGAAGGTGGACGTACAGAACGAGAAGAACAGCAAGCAGGTCATCAAGACCTGGTCGCGCCGTTCGACGATCATTCCCGACTTCATTGGCCACACCTTCGCGGTGCACGATGGCCGCAAGCACGTCCCGGTGTTCGTCACCGAGGCGATGGTCGGCCACAAGCTCGGTGAGTTCGCGCCGACGCGCACCTTCAAGGGCCACATCAAGGACGACCGAAAGGCCAAGCGCCGATGA
- the rpsJ gene encoding 30S ribosomal protein S10 yields MAGQKIRIRLKAYDHEAIDASARKIVETVVRAGASVVGPVPLPTEKNVYCVIRSPHKYKDSREHFEMRTHKRLIDILDPTPKTVDALMRIDLPASVDVNIQ; encoded by the coding sequence GTGGCGGGACAGAAGATCCGCATCAGGCTTAAGGCCTACGACCATGAGGCTATTGACGCCTCGGCGCGCAAGATCGTCGAGACCGTCGTCCGTGCGGGTGCCAGCGTCGTAGGGCCGGTGCCGCTGCCGACCGAGAAGAATGTGTATTGCGTCATCCGCTCCCCGCACAAGTACAAGGACTCGCGGGAGCACTTCGAGATGCGCACCCACAAGCGGTTGATCGACATTCTTGATCCGACGCCGAAGACCGTTGACGCTTTGATGCGCATCGATCTGCCGGCCAGTGTCGACGTCAACATCCAGTAG
- the rplV gene encoding 50S ribosomal protein L22 yields MSTTTTEYRSAVAKARFVRVSPTKARRVIDLVRGKSVADALDILRWAPQAASEPVAKVIASAAANAQNNDGLDPATLVVASVYADEGPTAKRIRPRAQGRAFRIRRRTSHITVVVESRPSKDQQSSKSSRARRAEGSKAAAKAPAAKKAGSAPKAKAPAKKAPAKKAAPQSEAKTSETSDAKGGSD; encoded by the coding sequence ATGAGCACCACGACGACTGAATATCGGTCGGCCGTCGCCAAAGCACGGTTCGTGCGAGTTTCGCCGACTAAGGCGCGCAGGGTCATCGACCTGGTGCGCGGCAAGTCGGTGGCCGACGCGCTCGACATCTTGCGCTGGGCGCCGCAGGCCGCCAGCGAGCCGGTCGCCAAGGTGATCGCCAGCGCCGCGGCCAACGCGCAGAACAACGATGGCCTGGACCCGGCGACCCTGGTGGTCGCGTCGGTCTACGCCGACGAGGGCCCCACCGCCAAGCGCATCCGTCCGCGCGCCCAGGGTCGGGCGTTCCGGATCCGCCGACGCACCAGCCACATCACCGTCGTGGTGGAAAGCCGCCCGAGCAAGGACCAGCAGTCGTCGAAGTCGTCGCGGGCTCGCCGCGCAGAGGGCAGCAAGGCCGCCGCGAAGGCGCCGGCGGCTAAGAAGGCTGGATCTGCCCCGAAGGCCAAGGCGCCCGCCAAGAAGGCACCCGCGAAAAAGGCTGCGCCGCAATCTGAAGCCAAGACGTCTGAGACTTCTGACGCGAAGGGAGGCTCAGACTAG
- the rpsC gene encoding 30S ribosomal protein S3 encodes MGQKINPHGFRLGITTDWKSRWYADKQYADYVKEDVAIRRLLSTGLERAGIADVEIERTRDRVRVDIHTARPGIVIGRRGTEADRIRADLEKLTGKQVQLNILEVKNPESQAQLVAQGVAEQLSNRVAFRRAMRKAIQSAMRQPNVKGIRVQCSGRLGGAEMSRSEFYREGRVPLHTLRADIDYGLYEAKTTFGRIGVKVWIYKGDIVGGKRELAAATPAGADRPRRERPSGTRPRRSGASGTTATSTEAGRAAGAEETAAAPTESAPAPEPQSTES; translated from the coding sequence GTGGGCCAGAAGATCAATCCGCACGGCTTCCGGCTGGGGATCACCACCGATTGGAAGTCCCGCTGGTACGCCGACAAGCAGTACGCCGACTACGTCAAGGAAGACGTGGCGATCCGCCGGCTGCTGTCGACCGGTCTCGAGCGCGCCGGCATCGCCGACGTGGAGATCGAGCGCACCCGCGACCGCGTCCGGGTCGACATCCACACCGCGCGTCCCGGCATCGTCATCGGCCGCCGCGGCACCGAGGCCGACCGGATCCGTGCAGACCTGGAGAAGCTGACCGGCAAGCAGGTCCAGCTGAACATCCTCGAGGTGAAAAACCCGGAGTCGCAAGCACAATTGGTGGCCCAGGGCGTTGCCGAGCAGCTGAGCAACCGCGTGGCGTTCCGTCGCGCTATGCGTAAGGCGATTCAGTCGGCGATGCGTCAGCCCAACGTCAAGGGCATCCGGGTGCAGTGCTCGGGCCGCCTCGGTGGCGCCGAGATGAGCCGTTCGGAGTTCTACCGCGAGGGCCGGGTTCCGCTGCACACGCTGCGCGCCGACATCGACTACGGCCTCTACGAGGCCAAGACCACCTTCGGCCGGATCGGTGTGAAGGTGTGGATTTACAAGGGCGACATCGTCGGCGGCAAGCGCGAATTGGCCGCAGCCACACCGGCGGGCGCCGACCGTCCGCGCCGCGAACGGCCGTCGGGCACCCGCCCACGCCGCAGCGGTGCATCGGGTACCACGGCCACCAGCACCGAGGCTGGACGGGCCGCGGGCGCCGAAGAGACCGCCGCGGCTCCGACCGAAAGTGCGCCTGCCCCCGAACCGCAGAGCACGGAGAGCTGA